In the genome of Tropicibacter oceani, one region contains:
- a CDS encoding CerR family C-terminal domain-containing protein, protein MTTSSDEHSTRTALIEAGMHLFGHQSFDGTSIRAIARRAGANVAAITYHFGGKDGLRLACAEAIGDKMNGVVSPAQARPLPQSPQAAEAEMQTAIRGLVALILGSQDARDMVAFVMRELTVPGTVADLIFDRVFLPRHDRLCRLWSVATGQPADTDHVKLVVFSLIGQIAYFRIAEPFVARRMDWPETGPQQAEQIAQVLIGNLTAMIERNRA, encoded by the coding sequence ATGACAACATCATCCGATGAACACAGCACGCGCACAGCCTTGATCGAAGCGGGGATGCACCTGTTCGGGCATCAAAGCTTTGACGGCACCTCGATTCGGGCCATTGCGCGCCGGGCCGGGGCAAATGTTGCCGCCATCACCTATCACTTTGGCGGAAAGGACGGGTTGCGTCTGGCCTGCGCCGAGGCCATCGGCGACAAGATGAACGGCGTGGTTTCGCCCGCGCAGGCCCGCCCCCTGCCGCAATCCCCGCAGGCCGCCGAGGCCGAAATGCAGACCGCCATCCGCGGCCTTGTCGCGCTGATCCTGGGGTCGCAGGATGCGCGCGACATGGTCGCCTTTGTAATGCGCGAGCTGACCGTTCCGGGCACCGTCGCCGACCTGATCTTTGACAGGGTGTTCCTGCCCCGCCACGACAGGCTGTGCCGGCTTTGGTCCGTGGCCACCGGTCAACCCGCCGATACGGATCACGTCAAACTGGTGGTCTTTTCCCTGATCGGGCAGATCGCCTATTTCCGCATCGCAGAACCCTTTGTCGCGCGGCGCATGGACTGGCCCGAGACAGGACCGCAGCAGGCCGAGCAGATCGCCCAGGTCCTGATCGGCAACCTGACCGCCATGATCGAAAGGAACCGGGCATGA
- a CDS encoding HlyD family secretion protein, with product MSLLCSLPLIAALFSACDAPAPFATGYVEGEFTLVAPVETAQVRKVLVARGDRLAAGAPLVEMERRDAEIALAQADANLAQAQSQLANLLEGARDAEIEVIEATLASARLQAEEAERARERIIQLADRGVVTSAQRDDAITAAQVAQARVTQVSAELAVARLPARPQAIAQAKAAVSAAEAARDQVSWRLDQRRLSLPEPVTVIDIIRQEGEIAGPSAPVLAVLADGAIKLRLYVPQSSYALIAVGDLLRVNCDGCPSGGQARISYISDEPEFTPPVIYSVQNRQKLVYLVEARPEPGSPLKPGQIVDVALPKPAQ from the coding sequence ATGAGCCTGTTGTGCAGCCTGCCGTTGATTGCCGCGTTGTTTTCAGCCTGCGACGCGCCCGCGCCCTTTGCCACGGGCTATGTCGAAGGGGAATTCACGCTTGTCGCCCCGGTGGAAACCGCCCAGGTCCGCAAGGTTCTTGTGGCGCGCGGCGATCGGCTGGCCGCCGGCGCCCCCTTGGTCGAGATGGAGCGGCGCGACGCCGAAATCGCCCTGGCGCAGGCGGACGCCAACCTGGCCCAGGCCCAAAGCCAACTGGCCAACCTGCTCGAAGGCGCGCGCGACGCGGAAATCGAAGTGATCGAGGCCACGCTTGCCTCGGCCCGGCTTCAGGCTGAAGAGGCCGAGCGCGCCCGTGAACGCATCATCCAGCTGGCCGATCGCGGCGTGGTGACAAGCGCTCAGCGCGACGACGCCATCACGGCCGCGCAGGTGGCGCAGGCCCGGGTCACGCAGGTTTCGGCCGAACTGGCGGTGGCGCGCCTGCCTGCCCGACCGCAGGCCATCGCCCAGGCCAAGGCCGCCGTCAGCGCCGCCGAAGCCGCCCGTGACCAGGTGTCCTGGCGGTTGGATCAACGCCGGCTGTCGCTGCCCGAACCGGTCACCGTGATCGACATCATCCGGCAAGAAGGCGAAATTGCCGGCCCTTCCGCCCCCGTTCTGGCGGTGTTGGCGGACGGCGCCATAAAGCTGCGCCTTTACGTACCGCAAAGTTCTTATGCGCTGATCGCTGTCGGCGATCTGCTAAGGGTCAACTGCGATGGCTGCCCCTCGGGCGGGCAGGCGCGCATCAGCTATATCTCGGACGAGCCCGAATTCACCCCTCCGGTGATCTACTCGGTTCAGAACCGGCAGAAACTGGTCTATCTGGTCGAAGCGCGCCCCGAGCCGGGCAGCCCTTTGAAACCCGGGCAGATCGTCGATGTTGCCCTGCCAAAGCCCGCGCAATGA
- a CDS encoding ABC transporter ATP-binding protein, whose product MSAHAISVTGLTKRFGDKTVVDRVSLDVRKGEILGFLGPNGSGKTTTIRMMCGLLEPDEGNGTVLGQDIRRDRRAIKRRVGYMTQRFSFYEDLTIAENLDFVAGLYGMAPKAQVVRDTLQDLGLTSRRDQLAGSLSGGWKQRLALAACIMHKPDLLMLDEPTAGVDPKARREFWDEIHRLAQGGLTVLVSTHYMDEAERCHRIAYISYGQLIAQGTVAEVLQGAGLTTMIVSGDAVSAAAQALRGAPGVDQIAPFGASLHVVGQDAAALESSVNQVARQTGCTAAMAETSLEDVFIQLMGQTRDNMR is encoded by the coding sequence ATGAGCGCCCATGCCATCAGCGTCACCGGGCTGACCAAGCGGTTCGGCGACAAGACCGTGGTTGACCGGGTATCGCTGGATGTCCGCAAGGGCGAGATCCTGGGTTTCCTTGGCCCCAACGGGTCGGGCAAGACTACGACCATCCGCATGATGTGCGGCCTGCTGGAACCCGACGAAGGCAATGGCACGGTTCTGGGGCAGGACATCCGCCGCGACCGCCGGGCGATCAAGCGTCGCGTCGGCTATATGACCCAGCGCTTTTCTTTTTACGAAGACCTGACCATTGCCGAGAACCTCGATTTTGTCGCCGGGCTTTACGGCATGGCACCCAAGGCCCAGGTGGTGCGCGACACGCTTCAGGACCTGGGCCTGACCAGCCGCCGCGACCAGTTGGCAGGATCGCTTTCGGGCGGCTGGAAACAGCGCCTCGCGCTGGCCGCCTGCATCATGCACAAGCCCGATCTTTTGATGCTGGACGAACCCACGGCAGGCGTCGACCCCAAGGCGCGGCGGGAGTTCTGGGACGAAATCCACCGCCTGGCGCAGGGCGGGCTGACTGTGCTGGTCTCGACCCACTACATGGACGAGGCCGAGCGCTGCCACCGCATCGCCTATATCTCGTACGGCCAGCTGATCGCCCAGGGCACCGTCGCCGAGGTGCTGCAAGGCGCAGGGCTGACCACCATGATTGTCAGCGGTGACGCGGTCAGCGCGGCGGCCCAGGCGCTGCGCGGCGCCCCCGGCGTCGACCAGATCGCTCCCTTTGGCGCATCGCTGCACGTGGTCGGACAGGACGCGGCGGCGCTGGAAAGCTCGGTCAACCAGGTGGCCCGTCAGACCGGCTGCACGGCGGCGATGGCCGAAACCAGCCTCGAGGACGTTTTCATCCAGCTGATGGGGCAGACAAGGGACAACATGCGATGA
- a CDS encoding ABC transporter permease, whose translation MNRFFSLGRLRALLVKESIQMRRDRVTFAMMLGVPLMQLMLFGFAINTDPKELPAVLVAPTQDRFTRAMVSALELTGYYRFTEMGASAAQAEAMIARGDVSFVVTVPSDFGRRVERGDGASILIEADATDPSVASGAISTLSTVASSALEREAGFTAPAAPVQIIVHRRYNPEGITQYNIVPGLLGVILQLTMVMMTAMALTRETERGTMENLLSMPATPLEIMLGKVMPYLAVGGVQVVVVLIAAKLVFNVPFVGSLPLVLAGIFVFVLALVILGYLISTLSRTQMQAMQLTFFFFLPSLLISGFMFPYRGMPLWAQWLGEIFPLTHFLRLIRAVMLKGADFETVVRSFAALGLFTLLLTVLALLRFRRTLD comes from the coding sequence ATGAACCGGTTCTTTTCGCTTGGTCGCCTTCGCGCGCTTCTGGTCAAGGAAAGCATCCAGATGCGCCGCGACCGCGTGACCTTTGCCATGATGCTGGGCGTGCCGCTGATGCAACTGATGCTATTCGGCTTTGCCATCAACACCGACCCCAAGGAACTGCCCGCCGTGCTGGTTGCCCCCACCCAGGACAGGTTCACCCGCGCCATGGTCAGCGCGCTTGAGCTGACGGGCTATTACCGCTTTACCGAAATGGGCGCGTCCGCCGCCCAGGCCGAGGCGATGATCGCACGCGGCGACGTGTCCTTTGTGGTCACCGTGCCGTCGGACTTTGGCCGCCGGGTCGAACGCGGCGACGGCGCCTCGATCCTGATCGAAGCGGACGCCACCGACCCGTCGGTGGCCTCGGGCGCGATTTCTACGCTGTCGACGGTGGCCAGCTCGGCGCTGGAGCGCGAGGCCGGGTTTACCGCCCCCGCCGCCCCGGTCCAGATCATCGTGCACCGCCGCTATAACCCCGAAGGCATCACCCAATACAACATCGTCCCCGGTCTGCTGGGCGTGATCCTGCAATTGACCATGGTGATGATGACCGCCATGGCCCTGACCCGCGAAACCGAACGCGGCACCATGGAAAACCTGTTGTCCATGCCCGCCACGCCGCTGGAAATCATGCTGGGCAAGGTGATGCCCTACCTGGCGGTGGGCGGGGTGCAGGTGGTGGTGGTTCTGATCGCGGCAAAGCTGGTGTTCAACGTGCCTTTTGTCGGCTCCCTGCCGCTGGTCCTGGCCGGGATTTTCGTCTTTGTGCTGGCGCTGGTCATTCTGGGATACCTGATTTCGACCCTGTCGCGCACCCAGATGCAGGCGATGCAACTGACCTTTTTCTTTTTCCTGCCGTCGCTTTTGATCTCGGGTTTCATGTTTCCCTATCGCGGCATGCCACTGTGGGCGCAATGGCTGGGCGAGATCTTTCCCCTGACCCATTTCCTGCGCCTGATCCGGGCGGTCATGTTGAAAGGGGCGGACTTTGAAACGGTTGTCCGGTCGTTTGCGGCGCTTGGCCTGTTCACCTTGCTGCTGACGGTCCTTGCCCTGCTCCGGTTCCGGCGCACGCTGGACTAG